The DNA region GAGGAATGCCCGGAATCCGACCTCGTCCGGATGGCGGGCCAGGCTGGTCAGCACGTCCAGCCACATCCGCGCGGCGGGCCGCAGACTGGGGCGCCGCGCCGCCAAGAGATACAACTCGTACTCCGCCATCGTCCGGCCCCGCCTCGGTCCTAGCGCCGTGGCCAACAGCGACGCCACCGCCGCGGCCGGGCTGCCGCCCTTGATCCGGCTCGACTCGATCAGGTCGCGGGCCTCCACGGCCAGGTTCTCCGCCGACCAGGTCAGGGTGTCGACCAGCAGGTCGTCCAGACCCGCGAAGTGATAGGTGATCGACGTGGCAGGCACCCCCGCCTCGCGCGCGACCGAGCGGTGGCTGACCCCGGCGACGCCGTCGGACTCGATCACGCGCAAGGTGGCCTCGATGATCTCCGACCGCCGCCGGTCGCCGCGGGCCTTGCGGCCGTCGACGCGGCGGTAGGAGCGGGTCAGTGGGTCCGCCCGAGTTCGAGCAGGAGCACGCCTCCGATCACCATCGCCAAGCCCAGCCCCATGACCGGGGTGAACGGCTCGTCGAGGAAGAGCGCGCCGATGAGCGCCACCGCCGCGACGCCGATCGCGGCCCAGACCGCGTAGGCGACACCCACCGGAAAGCCCTGCTTCAGCAGCTTGGCGAGTGCGGTGAAGGCGACTCCGTATCCGACGATGACAACAACCGACGGGACCAGCTT from Alloactinosynnema sp. L-07 includes:
- a CDS encoding multidrug efflux SMR transporter, whose protein sequence is MHPLILLAIAIVGEVAATVSLKLSEGFSKLVPSVVVIVGYGVAFTALAKLLKQGFPVGVAYAVWAAIGVAAVALIGALFLDEPFTPVMGLGLAMVIGGVLLLELGRTH
- a CDS encoding TetR/AcrR family transcriptional regulator, which produces MTRSYRRVDGRKARGDRRRSEIIEATLRVIESDGVAGVSHRSVAREAGVPATSITYHFAGLDDLLVDTLTWSAENLAVEARDLIESSRIKGGSPAAAVASLLATALGPRRGRTMAEYELYLLAARRPSLRPAARMWLDVLTSLARHPDEVGFRAFLAGVDGMLMQGLIDDEPPTAAELLPVVEHLLAPLR